The following are encoded in a window of Qipengyuania soli genomic DNA:
- a CDS encoding glycoside hydrolase family 3 C-terminal domain-containing protein, with translation MPAGPTQPAPERERFVEDLLEYMTLEEKAGQLVLFPQAPERGSAASSTEAHLLDQLRRGLVGGVVGLRSASEIQRLQRIAIEETRLGIPLFLMAETGSGIRTQLPTPISATASWDPQAVEAAETLVADEAGAIGINWALSPVVATGDQVEGSSFSQSSGDSPVLAKRMAVARILGLQSSDDERRHRLLACLQYPNGTTPRGSVSREAAARHAAERADIVLSALRQAQPASIALDPIMQRVSDRRSPLPDPVEYLSRPGSYDGIMLSDWSELAELSGQPLTSPGFVGLSVDRLVAAVTAGRIERSTLDDAVRRVIGAKYDLGLFRPTLHDSPRASATIRDPVLDLARKSIVLLRNDPALLPLTVDSGEVLVVGSAARDRSLPLGGAAGEAASIIDGLDELGIIYKFAPGLALRQDGATVSRMIDADRMAIGMAGEAARRSNTVVLVLGDVSDDAGSPLGEAHRTLIETLRAANPRLVLVTLGERAIDPDIGGSPLPCVLHAGQLGSRSGHAIAEVLTGDREPVGRLPYALHGSDGKVRIPFGHGLGYTDFALTELALELGGDRVLASAVLRNAGERDGSEVIQLYVRKLGPDPQMEPKLRDFRRLALQQGDAERAIFEIGAEELGTLDQDGRLVVAAGNYEISLAVNASRGQSGEIVVPQAVADAMTSGVSGAGVMVPFRGLRAG, from the coding sequence ATGCCTGCCGGCCCAACCCAGCCCGCGCCCGAACGCGAACGGTTCGTCGAGGACCTGCTCGAGTACATGACGCTCGAGGAGAAGGCGGGCCAGCTCGTCCTGTTCCCCCAGGCCCCCGAACGCGGATCGGCAGCATCCAGCACCGAAGCCCACCTCCTCGACCAGTTGCGCCGCGGCCTTGTTGGCGGTGTCGTGGGCCTGCGTAGCGCCAGCGAAATCCAGCGACTGCAACGCATTGCAATCGAGGAAACCCGCCTCGGCATTCCACTGTTCCTGATGGCCGAAACGGGTTCGGGAATCCGCACCCAGCTGCCCACGCCGATCAGCGCCACTGCCAGCTGGGATCCCCAGGCCGTCGAGGCTGCAGAGACGCTCGTGGCCGACGAGGCCGGAGCAATCGGGATCAACTGGGCGCTGTCGCCGGTGGTCGCAACCGGCGACCAAGTGGAGGGGAGCAGCTTTTCGCAGAGCTCCGGCGACTCCCCGGTCCTGGCAAAGCGCATGGCGGTCGCACGGATTCTCGGCCTCCAATCGAGTGACGACGAACGGCGCCATCGCCTGCTCGCGTGCCTGCAGTACCCCAATGGTACCACGCCGCGCGGCAGCGTTTCGCGAGAAGCCGCAGCTCGCCATGCAGCCGAACGAGCCGACATCGTTCTTTCCGCACTGCGCCAGGCGCAACCTGCAAGCATAGCGCTCGACCCGATCATGCAGCGCGTCAGCGACCGTCGTTCGCCACTGCCGGATCCTGTCGAGTACCTGTCGAGGCCCGGCAGCTATGACGGCATCATGCTTTCGGACTGGAGCGAACTCGCAGAACTATCGGGGCAGCCCCTGACTTCACCAGGCTTTGTCGGCCTCTCGGTCGATCGGCTCGTGGCAGCGGTCACGGCGGGTCGCATAGAGCGCTCGACTCTCGACGACGCAGTCCGCCGGGTAATTGGCGCCAAGTACGACCTCGGGCTCTTCCGCCCTACCCTTCACGACTCGCCCCGCGCTTCCGCCACCATCCGCGACCCGGTGCTCGATCTCGCCCGCAAGTCGATCGTACTGCTGCGCAACGATCCTGCCCTCCTTCCGCTGACAGTGGATTCGGGCGAAGTCCTGGTGGTGGGCAGCGCGGCACGCGACCGTTCGCTCCCGCTTGGCGGCGCTGCGGGCGAAGCGGCCAGCATCATCGACGGGCTCGACGAACTGGGAATCATCTACAAGTTCGCTCCTGGCCTCGCCCTGCGTCAGGATGGCGCGACGGTTTCGCGCATGATCGATGCCGACCGGATGGCGATCGGCATGGCCGGCGAAGCGGCGCGCCGTTCCAACACCGTGGTCCTCGTTCTCGGTGATGTCAGCGACGATGCCGGTTCCCCGCTTGGCGAAGCACATCGAACGCTGATCGAAACGCTGCGCGCAGCCAACCCGCGACTTGTGCTGGTCACCCTCGGTGAACGTGCAATCGACCCGGATATCGGCGGAAGCCCGCTCCCCTGCGTGCTTCATGCCGGCCAGTTGGGCAGCCGCTCCGGTCATGCGATTGCCGAAGTCCTGACGGGCGACCGCGAGCCGGTGGGCCGCCTGCCCTATGCCCTGCATGGCAGCGACGGAAAGGTGCGCATCCCCTTCGGTCACGGCCTCGGCTATACCGATTTCGCGCTGACAGAACTCGCCCTCGAACTGGGCGGCGACCGCGTCCTTGCCAGCGCAGTGCTGCGCAATGCGGGCGAACGTGACGGCAGCGAGGTCATCCAGCTCTATGTCCGCAAGCTCGGCCCCGATCCGCAAATGGAACCCAAATTAAGGGATTTCCGCCGCCTGGCCCTCCAACAGGGCGATGCCGAGCGGGCCATCTTCGAGATCGGCGCGGAGGAACTGGGAACTCTCGACCAGGACGGTCGCCTCGTCGTCGCAGCCGGGAACTATGAAATCAGCCTCGCGGTCAACGCCAGTCGCGGCCAGTCGGGCGAGATCGTTGTCCCGCAGGCGGTGGCCGATGCAATGACCAGCGGAGTTTCGGGCGCGGGCGTCATGGTCCCCTTCCGGGGCCTGCGCGCGGGCTGA
- a CDS encoding DUF969 domain-containing protein, with amino-acid sequence MNYWPLAGIAIVVIGFALRFNPLMVVVGAALATGVLAGLDLVAVIEALGKAFNDNRYISVTWIILTVIGLLERYGLQQRARTVIEGMRGATMGRLLVIYLAFRQLTAALGMKDIGGHPQAVRPLVAPMAEAAAEKTHGDLAEDEREKVKAMAAATDNVGLFFGEDIFFAIASILLIQGVFESAGYPLTPLQLSVWAIPTAICAFLIHGSRILAMDRRLGRVAR; translated from the coding sequence ATGAACTACTGGCCACTGGCCGGCATCGCGATCGTCGTCATCGGCTTCGCGCTGCGCTTCAATCCGCTGATGGTCGTGGTCGGCGCGGCACTGGCCACCGGGGTCCTTGCCGGGCTCGACTTGGTCGCGGTGATCGAGGCGCTGGGCAAGGCGTTCAACGACAACCGCTACATCTCGGTCACATGGATCATCCTGACGGTTATCGGTCTCCTCGAACGCTACGGGCTGCAACAGCGTGCCCGGACGGTGATCGAGGGGATGCGCGGGGCGACGATGGGCAGGTTGCTGGTGATCTATCTTGCCTTCCGCCAGCTGACTGCGGCGCTCGGCATGAAGGATATCGGCGGCCACCCGCAGGCGGTCCGTCCCCTGGTTGCCCCCATGGCGGAGGCGGCGGCTGAAAAGACGCATGGCGACCTGGCCGAGGACGAGCGCGAGAAGGTCAAGGCGATGGCGGCGGCAACCGACAATGTCGGCCTGTTTTTCGGCGAGGATATCTTCTTCGCCATCGCGTCGATCCTGCTGATCCAGGGCGTTTTCGAAAGTGCGGGCTATCCCCTGACGCCGCTGCAACTGTCGGTCTGGGCCATTCCGACCGCGATCTGCGCCTTCCTCATTCATGGCAGCCGCATCCTCGCGATGGACCGTCGTCTGGGGAGGGTCGCGCGATGA
- a CDS encoding metalloregulator ArsR/SmtB family transcription factor yields MRTEATFRALADLTRLRILRLLGSMELAVGEVAQVLAQSQPRVSRHIGILCDAGLAERRREGSWTFVRACSASTEGVSLCGGVLRLLAEAEEDDPAFAAACDADRRKLAEIRKYREEEAQAYFARHAGDWDELRRLHSSDEAVEDALAKALGGRQLGRLLDIGTGTGRMAELLAERTEHIVALDKSLAMLRVARAKLQHLPADRVELVQGDFSSLPFAAASFDTVLFHQVLHFAQSPDAVLAEAARVTRAGGRIAIVDFAAHQREELRERHAHARLGFEDAQMDKLMEYAGFDPVPAIALEDGELVVKIWIGERAAERRKAVS; encoded by the coding sequence ATGCGAACCGAAGCAACCTTCCGCGCGCTTGCCGATCTTACGCGCCTTCGCATCCTGCGCTTGCTGGGATCGATGGAGCTTGCCGTCGGCGAAGTCGCGCAGGTCCTCGCACAGAGCCAGCCCCGCGTGTCACGACACATCGGGATCCTGTGCGATGCCGGACTTGCCGAACGCAGGCGCGAGGGCAGCTGGACTTTCGTGCGCGCATGCTCGGCCTCGACCGAAGGCGTATCGCTGTGTGGCGGGGTTCTGCGCCTGCTGGCAGAAGCCGAAGAGGACGATCCGGCATTCGCTGCCGCCTGTGATGCGGACCGGCGGAAGCTCGCCGAAATCCGCAAGTATCGCGAGGAAGAGGCGCAGGCCTACTTCGCGCGCCACGCTGGCGACTGGGACGAGTTGCGCCGCCTTCACAGTTCGGACGAGGCGGTTGAGGATGCGCTGGCAAAGGCCTTGGGCGGACGCCAGCTCGGTCGCCTGCTCGATATCGGCACCGGCACTGGACGGATGGCCGAATTGCTGGCCGAGCGGACCGAACACATCGTGGCTCTCGACAAGAGCCTCGCCATGCTGCGCGTCGCGCGGGCCAAGCTGCAGCACCTGCCGGCAGATCGCGTCGAACTGGTGCAGGGCGATTTTTCGTCACTGCCCTTCGCGGCGGCAAGCTTCGACACGGTGCTCTTCCACCAGGTACTCCATTTCGCGCAGTCCCCGGACGCCGTCCTTGCCGAAGCGGCCCGCGTCACCCGTGCGGGTGGGAGGATTGCGATTGTCGATTTCGCTGCCCACCAGCGCGAGGAATTGCGCGAACGGCACGCCCATGCGCGCCTCGGCTTCGAAGACGCCCAGATGGACAAGCTAATGGAATATGCCGGTTTCGACCCCGTCCCCGCCATTGCGCTCGAGGATGGCGAACTGGTGGTGAAGATCTGGATTGGCGAAAGAGCCGCCGAAAGAAGGAAAGCCGTCTCGTGA
- a CDS encoding DUF2891 domain-containing protein, producing the protein MELTEDIARNFARIALGHVARPYPYKDDHVFEGEDDVRAPREAHPVFFGSFDWHSCVHGWWTLLTLRRLYPDIPEAAAITALAEGTFTEEKLAVELAYLERPSSRGFERPYGWGWLLYLHLEAERAAEHGWGERLAPLARAFAARLVEYLRILTYPITVGTHFNTSFALILAREWAARHDPVLLATIDDWSIAGFSHRDDYRGWEPGGDEFLSPVLCASMLMSRVMPFTQFEPWVDGLVLGNGWIERECRPVTVSDRSDGKIAHLDGLNLSRAWCLRGIGKALGDHPALPLIELRASEHLNAAMPHVAGDYMGEHWLASFALLALLEG; encoded by the coding sequence GTGGAACTGACCGAGGATATCGCCCGCAATTTCGCGCGCATTGCGCTGGGCCATGTCGCGCGGCCCTATCCCTACAAGGACGACCATGTCTTCGAGGGGGAAGATGATGTGCGCGCACCCCGTGAGGCGCATCCGGTCTTCTTCGGCAGTTTCGACTGGCACAGTTGCGTCCATGGTTGGTGGACCCTGCTGACCCTGCGACGGCTGTATCCGGATATACCCGAGGCAGCAGCCATAACGGCGCTGGCCGAGGGAACTTTCACCGAGGAAAAGCTGGCTGTCGAACTCGCCTATCTCGAACGGCCATCGTCGCGCGGTTTCGAGCGGCCATATGGCTGGGGCTGGCTGCTCTATCTCCACCTCGAAGCCGAGCGCGCTGCCGAACACGGTTGGGGCGAGCGTCTTGCGCCACTGGCGAGAGCCTTCGCCGCGCGACTGGTGGAATACCTGCGCATCCTGACATATCCGATAACCGTCGGCACGCACTTCAATACGAGCTTCGCCCTGATCCTGGCGCGCGAGTGGGCAGCGCGACACGACCCGGTCCTTCTCGCCACCATCGACGACTGGTCGATAGCCGGCTTTTCGCACCGCGATGACTACCGGGGATGGGAACCCGGCGGTGATGAATTCCTTTCGCCCGTGCTTTGCGCCTCAATGCTGATGAGCCGCGTGATGCCCTTCACACAGTTCGAGCCATGGGTCGACGGGCTGGTGCTGGGAAATGGCTGGATCGAGCGCGAGTGCCGTCCGGTTACCGTTTCCGATCGGAGCGATGGCAAGATTGCGCATCTCGACGGCCTCAATCTGAGCCGGGCCTGGTGCCTGCGTGGCATCGGGAAGGCGCTGGGCGATCATCCGGCTCTTCCGCTGATCGAGCTGCGGGCGAGCGAGCATCTCAATGCTGCGATGCCGCACGTCGCGGGCGACTATATGGGTGAACACTGGCTGGCGAGCTTCGCGCTTCTCGCGCTGCTCGAAGGCTGA
- a CDS encoding DUF979 domain-containing protein, with protein MITYEWLYILAGIFFAIWALLSLRDGCKGNAAFWALLAGSFLFGSHFSDLVNGLLVLAMVGIAGLGGLKRSDPPTTSVEERATSSARLGNRLFLPALIVPLTAVAGTLLYNYTPLGETGLFEERRETLLLFGIGVLVALVVAMLWLKPPALAPAEEGRRLLDSIGWAAILPQMLAALGAVFALAGVGDIIGGVAGSVIPEGSVFLTVMVYALGMALFTMIMGNAFAAFPVMAAAIGIPLLVQQYGGNPAVIGAVGMLAGFCGTLMTPMAANFNIVPAALLELKDQNAVIREQVGTALPLWVCNVAIIYVGAFLLWN; from the coding sequence ATGATCACCTACGAATGGCTCTACATCCTTGCAGGGATTTTCTTCGCCATCTGGGCGCTGCTCTCGCTGCGCGACGGGTGCAAGGGGAACGCGGCGTTCTGGGCCCTGCTCGCGGGCAGCTTCCTTTTCGGCAGCCATTTTTCGGACCTCGTCAACGGCCTGCTCGTGCTCGCCATGGTCGGCATCGCCGGTTTGGGCGGCCTCAAGCGCAGCGATCCGCCGACGACCAGCGTCGAGGAGCGGGCGACAAGTTCGGCGCGGCTCGGCAATCGTCTGTTCCTGCCCGCACTGATCGTACCGCTGACCGCTGTCGCGGGGACGCTTCTCTACAACTACACGCCGCTGGGCGAGACCGGCCTGTTCGAGGAACGGCGCGAGACACTGCTGCTGTTCGGGATCGGCGTGCTGGTTGCGCTGGTGGTGGCCATGCTGTGGCTGAAACCGCCGGCCCTCGCCCCGGCCGAAGAGGGGCGACGCCTGCTCGATTCCATAGGCTGGGCCGCGATCCTCCCGCAAATGCTCGCTGCCTTGGGCGCGGTCTTCGCGCTGGCTGGTGTCGGCGACATTATCGGGGGTGTCGCGGGAAGCGTCATTCCCGAGGGCAGCGTGTTCCTCACCGTAATGGTTTATGCGCTCGGGATGGCGCTGTTCACGATGATCATGGGCAATGCCTTCGCCGCTTTTCCGGTCATGGCCGCCGCCATCGGCATCCCGCTGCTGGTCCAGCAATACGGCGGCAACCCGGCGGTGATCGGCGCAGTCGGAATGCTCGCTGGGTTCTGCGGTACGCTGATGACCCCCATGGCGGCGAACTTCAACATCGTGCCTGCCGCACTGCTCGAACTGAAGGACCAGAACGCGGTGATCCGCGAGCAGGTCGGTACTGCCCTGCCGCTTTGGGTATGCAACGTGGCGATCATCTATGTCGGAGCATTCCTGCTGTGGAACTGA
- the galK gene encoding galactokinase produces MSAELKDKAARLFAERFGTDPEGVVFAPGRVNLIGEHVDYNEGLVLPMPVREGTAIAWARSEGTEFEVVAADFGEEDSFAVPPGKPDEVDWRSYVRGMVAESGLAAGGMRMLVTGDLPRGSGLSSSASLCVAVGCALAEASGREASPVELAQAAQRTEHQWAEVACGIMDQMAVAAGEPGHAMLLDCRDLGFSLHRLPEDWAVVVTESGVTRGLIDGEYNARRAQCEAAARALGVASLRDASMADVEASGLDDLTRRRALHVVDEIARTRAAADALGRSDLAAFGAILRKGHASLRDLFEVSVPAVDAVVEELQSVIGAQGGARMTGGGFGGAVVAVLAAERLGELERQTGRSFLRVH; encoded by the coding sequence ATGAGTGCGGAGCTGAAGGACAAGGCCGCCCGCCTCTTCGCGGAGCGGTTCGGTACCGATCCCGAAGGCGTGGTTTTCGCTCCCGGCCGTGTCAACCTCATCGGCGAGCACGTCGACTACAATGAAGGCCTCGTGCTGCCGATGCCGGTCCGCGAGGGGACTGCGATCGCCTGGGCGCGCAGTGAAGGGACGGAATTCGAGGTCGTCGCGGCAGATTTCGGCGAAGAGGACAGTTTCGCTGTTCCGCCCGGAAAACCGGACGAAGTCGATTGGCGCAGCTATGTGCGCGGAATGGTGGCCGAGAGCGGATTGGCTGCAGGCGGCATGAGGATGCTGGTCACGGGCGACCTTCCGCGCGGGTCCGGTCTGTCGTCGTCGGCATCACTGTGCGTTGCGGTCGGGTGCGCACTTGCGGAGGCATCGGGCAGGGAGGCTTCCCCGGTCGAACTCGCCCAGGCAGCACAACGGACCGAACACCAATGGGCCGAGGTGGCCTGCGGGATCATGGACCAGATGGCTGTGGCGGCGGGTGAGCCGGGCCATGCGATGCTGCTCGATTGCCGCGACCTCGGCTTTTCGTTGCATCGATTGCCAGAAGACTGGGCGGTGGTCGTCACCGAGAGCGGGGTCACGCGCGGCTTGATCGATGGCGAATACAACGCCCGCCGTGCACAATGCGAAGCGGCGGCCAGGGCGCTTGGCGTCGCTTCGCTGCGCGATGCCTCGATGGCGGACGTCGAGGCGTCGGGTTTGGACGATCTCACCCGCAGGCGGGCACTGCATGTGGTCGACGAGATCGCCCGCACCCGCGCCGCGGCGGACGCCTTGGGCCGAAGCGATCTTGCAGCCTTCGGGGCGATTTTGCGCAAAGGGCACGCGTCCCTGCGTGACCTGTTCGAAGTCTCGGTTCCGGCGGTCGATGCCGTGGTCGAGGAACTGCAGTCGGTAATCGGCGCGCAGGGCGGGGCCCGCATGACGGGAGGCGGCTTCGGCGGTGCGGTCGTCGCGGTGCTCGCCGCCGAACGGCTGGGCGAGCTCGAACGTCAGACCGGCCGAAGCTTCCTCCGGGTGCATTGA
- a CDS encoding hydantoinase B/oxoprolinase family protein — protein MAEGKFEGWRFAIDRGGTFTDVVATTPDGRLVTDKLLSENPGFYDDAASEAVRRLMARHGSGPIAEVRIGTTVATNALLERKGERLALAITRGFGDALRIGTQARPDIFARHIVLSEQLPSRVLEIDERVSVDGEVLHPLDEAQARAGFEALRGEGYDALAIVLMHGWKHRDHEERLARIARELGFAQVSVSHEVAQLIRLIPRGDTTVVDAYLSPVLRRYTDTLQASLPATGSLRFMQSNGGLAEVGAFRGKDAILSGPAGGVVGMVAASAPLGHRKLIGFDMGGTSTDVAHYAGEYELTGDSVVAGVRVAAPMMQIHTVAAGGGSICRFDGSRFRVGPESAGADPGPACYRKGGPLTVTDCNLFLGRIDPAFFPKVFGEQGNEALDPHASAVRLAEVAALLDEPRPLEEIAEGFLAIAVDNMANAIRKISVARGHDVTAYALACFGGAGGQHACKVADALGMETVLVHPLAGILSAYGIGLAPVKAIREVSLVRPLGESYAGELAALEEEASQALIEQGITPDAITLERRAHLRFAGSDSVLAVDCGDVSTMDAAFRTHHRQRFGYSDADAAIVVEALSVEASGQSGGLGGIIPEPVAATGEPSGSWRTVERARMRAGETIDGPALVIAPGSTTVVEQGWQARLENEGSLVIKRTVPLARERAAGTAVDPVRLEIFNNLFMAIAEEMGVVLQSTATSVNIKERLDFSCALFDRTGALIANAPHIPVHLGSMGDSIARVIEARGERRDGRGFGRGDAYVLNDPYRGGTHLPDITVIVPVFYGEDGEEPDAFVAARGHHADIGGIAPGSMPPESRTIEDEGVLIDNELLVDEGHFREAGMREVLASALHPARNPDRNLSDLRAQLAACTRGAELLRQAAREQDEAVVAAYMDHVLANAEESVRCLLDRLEDGAFAYEMDNGAVVKVAIRIDRKNRSAVFDFSGTSGQLPDNFNAPRSITRAAALYVLRTLIDDVIPMNDGCLRPVELVVPKGSMLNPTPGAAVVAGNVETSQVVTDALFAATGRLAPSQGTMNNFTFGNSRHQYYETICGGSGAGPDHDGTSAVQTHMTNSRLTDPEILETRLPVRLDSFAIRSGSGGKGAHKGGDGVERRVTFLEPMRANMLANRRRIAPKGICGGGDAQPGRNWVERADGKCEELGATGSAEMLPCDTFVILTPGGGGYGEEKP, from the coding sequence GTGGCAGAGGGGAAGTTTGAGGGCTGGCGCTTTGCAATCGACCGCGGGGGGACTTTCACCGATGTCGTCGCGACCACGCCCGATGGCAGGCTGGTCACCGACAAACTGCTATCCGAGAACCCCGGCTTCTACGACGATGCCGCCAGCGAGGCGGTTCGCCGCCTGATGGCGCGGCATGGGTCCGGCCCGATCGCCGAGGTGCGCATCGGCACGACCGTCGCGACCAACGCCCTGCTCGAGCGCAAGGGCGAGCGCCTGGCGCTGGCGATCACGCGCGGTTTCGGTGATGCCCTGCGCATCGGCACGCAGGCGCGGCCCGACATCTTTGCGCGCCATATCGTGCTCTCCGAGCAATTGCCTTCGCGGGTATTGGAAATCGACGAGCGTGTTTCGGTCGATGGCGAAGTCCTGCACCCGCTCGACGAGGCGCAGGCCCGCGCCGGTTTCGAGGCCTTGCGAGGCGAAGGCTACGATGCGCTTGCCATCGTCCTGATGCACGGCTGGAAGCACCGTGATCACGAGGAGCGATTGGCGCGGATCGCCCGTGAACTCGGCTTTGCCCAGGTCAGCGTCAGTCACGAGGTCGCGCAGCTGATCCGCCTGATCCCGCGCGGGGATACGACCGTGGTCGATGCCTATCTCTCGCCGGTCCTGCGCCGCTATACCGACACGCTGCAGGCGAGCCTGCCCGCGACCGGATCGCTGCGCTTCATGCAGTCGAACGGGGGCCTTGCGGAAGTCGGCGCATTTCGCGGCAAGGATGCGATCCTCTCGGGCCCCGCGGGCGGTGTGGTCGGCATGGTCGCGGCCAGCGCGCCGCTCGGCCACCGCAAGCTCATCGGCTTCGACATGGGTGGCACCAGCACCGACGTTGCCCATTATGCCGGCGAGTACGAGCTGACCGGCGACAGCGTGGTGGCGGGCGTGCGGGTGGCGGCACCGATGATGCAGATCCACACAGTGGCGGCGGGCGGGGGCTCGATCTGCCGGTTCGACGGCTCGCGCTTCCGCGTCGGACCGGAAAGCGCCGGGGCCGATCCCGGACCTGCCTGCTATCGCAAGGGCGGCCCGCTGACGGTGACGGACTGCAACCTGTTCCTCGGCCGCATCGATCCGGCGTTCTTTCCCAAGGTGTTCGGTGAACAGGGCAATGAAGCGCTCGATCCACATGCCTCCGCTGTTCGGCTGGCGGAGGTCGCGGCCTTGCTCGACGAACCGCGCCCGCTCGAGGAAATCGCCGAGGGCTTCCTTGCCATCGCGGTCGACAACATGGCCAACGCCATCCGCAAGATCAGCGTCGCGAGGGGGCATGACGTGACCGCCTATGCGCTCGCATGCTTTGGCGGGGCGGGCGGGCAGCATGCCTGCAAGGTCGCCGATGCCCTCGGGATGGAGACCGTGCTGGTCCACCCGCTTGCAGGTATCCTGTCGGCCTACGGGATAGGATTGGCCCCGGTCAAAGCCATCCGCGAGGTCAGCCTCGTGCGTCCGCTCGGCGAAAGCTACGCCGGGGAGCTGGCTGCTCTTGAAGAAGAGGCGAGTCAGGCCCTCATCGAACAAGGCATCACTCCCGATGCCATCACCCTCGAACGTCGTGCGCACCTGCGGTTTGCCGGCAGCGACAGCGTGCTCGCGGTCGATTGCGGCGATGTCTCCACCATGGACGCGGCCTTCCGCACTCATCACCGCCAGCGCTTCGGCTACTCCGACGCCGATGCGGCGATTGTCGTCGAGGCACTGAGTGTCGAGGCCAGCGGACAATCAGGCGGGCTCGGCGGGATCATCCCCGAACCTGTCGCGGCGACGGGTGAACCGTCGGGAAGCTGGAGAACGGTGGAGCGTGCCCGCATGAGGGCTGGCGAGACCATCGACGGACCGGCGCTGGTCATCGCTCCGGGCTCGACCACCGTCGTCGAGCAAGGCTGGCAGGCTCGGCTGGAGAATGAGGGAAGCCTCGTCATTAAGCGCACAGTCCCGCTGGCGCGCGAACGCGCGGCGGGGACCGCGGTTGACCCGGTGCGCCTCGAGATTTTCAACAACCTCTTCATGGCCATCGCCGAGGAAATGGGCGTCGTGCTTCAGTCGACTGCTACCTCGGTCAATATCAAGGAGCGGCTCGATTTCTCCTGCGCCCTGTTCGACCGCACGGGCGCGCTGATCGCCAACGCGCCGCACATTCCGGTCCATCTCGGGAGCATGGGCGACAGCATCGCGCGGGTGATCGAGGCGCGGGGCGAGCGGCGCGACGGGCGCGGGTTCGGGCGCGGCGATGCCTATGTCCTCAACGATCCGTATCGCGGCGGCACGCACTTACCCGACATCACCGTCATCGTTCCGGTCTTCTATGGCGAAGACGGTGAAGAACCCGACGCATTCGTCGCGGCGCGCGGACACCATGCCGACATCGGCGGGATTGCCCCGGGCTCGATGCCACCCGAAAGCCGGACCATCGAGGACGAAGGCGTCCTGATCGACAACGAACTGCTGGTCGACGAAGGGCATTTCCGCGAGGCCGGGATGCGAGAGGTGCTCGCCTCCGCGCTCCACCCTGCGCGCAATCCCGACCGCAACTTGTCCGACCTGCGGGCCCAGCTCGCGGCGTGCACGCGCGGTGCGGAACTGCTGCGGCAAGCGGCGCGGGAGCAAGATGAGGCGGTGGTCGCTGCATACATGGATCACGTGCTCGCCAATGCCGAGGAAAGCGTGCGCTGCCTGCTCGACCGGCTCGAGGATGGCGCATTCGCCTATGAGATGGACAATGGCGCTGTGGTGAAGGTTGCCATTCGTATCGACCGCAAAAATCGCTCGGCCGTGTTCGACTTCAGCGGTACCAGCGGCCAATTGCCCGACAACTTCAATGCCCCGCGTTCGATCACGCGCGCCGCCGCGCTTTATGTCCTGCGCACGCTGATCGACGACGTGATCCCGATGAACGATGGGTGCCTGCGCCCGGTCGAGCTGGTCGTGCCCAAAGGCTCGATGCTCAATCCCACGCCCGGAGCAGCGGTGGTTGCGGGCAATGTCGAGACGAGCCAGGTCGTCACCGACGCGCTGTTCGCGGCGACCGGCCGCCTGGCGCCGAGCCAGGGGACAATGAACAATTTCACCTTCGGCAATTCGCGGCACCAGTATTACGAGACGATCTGCGGCGGCTCGGGCGCAGGGCCAGACCATGACGGGACCAGCGCAGTGCAGACGCACATGACCAATTCGCGCCTGACCGATCCCGAAATCCTCGAGACGCGCCTGCCGGTCAGGCTCGATAGCTTCGCCATCCGCAGCGGTTCGGGCGGGAAGGGCGCGCACAAGGGAGGCGACGGGGTCGAACGGCGCGTGACCTTCCTCGAGCCGATGCGCGCGAACATGCTTGCCAACCGTCGCCGGATCGCTCCCAAAGGCATCTGCGGTGGCGGGGATGCGCAGCCCGGCCGCAACTGGGTCGAGCGCGCGGACGGAAAGTGCGAGGAACTGGGGGCAACCGGCTCCGCCGAAATGCTGCCGTGCGATACGTTCGTGATCCTTACGCCCGGCGGCGGGGGATACGGGGAGGAGAAGCCATGA